The Streptomyces sp. NL15-2K genome contains a region encoding:
- a CDS encoding AAA family ATPase, with product MYVTAIGFRNVRGFTGDRAVNHLPLPAPPDGGSWTVIAGRNGSGKSTFLRALALCLGGPHVARNLVQDFSGWITSGEQSAWARVYVRPDPSVDRVTGRGEAPDGPVPLGLGWTAPEEPEDGLRHYGPPVQPQLTSYGVKEDTSRIAARGPWTSGTPQGWFCAAYGPFRRLAGGTDEARRLMLASGPAGRMASLFHEDASLSEGVSWLRELHHRRLEGQQDAGELLDTILDLLSDRLLPDDYRALRVSADGLWVAPAGDADRAYPLREMSDGLRTVTSLVLDIVRQVQSAYGTLDAGRDDAGHPVVRMPGVVIVDEIDAHLHVTWQRRIGDWLRTHFPRIQFIVTSHSPYICQAADPGGLIRLPGPEERCAPEVVDEALYQRIVYGSGEDAALSELFGLESPYSDRAEEERRRLVPLERKVFAGLATEAEAREYRERAERLSSSRAARVDEVAARLGGGR from the coding sequence GTGTACGTAACCGCGATCGGCTTCAGGAACGTCAGGGGATTCACTGGCGACCGCGCCGTGAACCACCTCCCGTTGCCCGCGCCACCGGACGGCGGGAGCTGGACGGTGATCGCCGGGCGCAACGGCTCGGGCAAGTCCACGTTCCTGCGCGCTCTGGCCCTGTGCCTCGGTGGGCCGCACGTGGCCCGCAACCTTGTGCAGGACTTCAGCGGCTGGATCACGAGCGGTGAACAGTCGGCGTGGGCGCGGGTGTACGTCCGTCCCGACCCCTCCGTCGACCGGGTCACCGGGCGCGGCGAGGCCCCGGATGGCCCCGTTCCCCTGGGGCTGGGCTGGACAGCACCCGAGGAGCCGGAGGACGGGCTGCGGCACTACGGCCCTCCGGTGCAACCGCAGCTCACGTCGTACGGCGTCAAGGAGGACACCTCACGGATCGCCGCGCGCGGCCCCTGGACGTCCGGCACGCCCCAGGGCTGGTTCTGCGCTGCCTACGGCCCGTTCCGGCGGCTGGCGGGCGGCACGGACGAGGCACGGCGGCTGATGCTCGCGTCCGGGCCCGCGGGTCGCATGGCGTCCCTCTTCCACGAGGACGCCTCGCTGTCCGAGGGCGTCTCCTGGCTCAGGGAACTGCACCATCGCAGACTAGAAGGGCAGCAGGACGCGGGCGAACTGCTGGACACCATCCTGGATCTGCTGTCGGACCGACTGCTGCCGGACGACTACCGCGCCCTGCGCGTCAGCGCCGACGGGCTGTGGGTGGCCCCGGCCGGAGATGCCGACCGAGCCTACCCCTTGCGAGAGATGAGCGACGGGTTGCGGACCGTCACCTCCCTGGTCCTCGACATCGTCCGGCAGGTGCAGAGCGCGTACGGGACGCTGGACGCCGGTCGGGACGACGCGGGGCACCCCGTGGTCCGTATGCCAGGGGTCGTGATCGTCGACGAGATCGACGCCCACCTTCACGTGACCTGGCAGCGGCGGATCGGCGATTGGCTGCGAACTCACTTCCCGCGGATCCAGTTCATCGTCACCAGCCACAGCCCCTACATCTGCCAGGCCGCGGACCCCGGCGGTCTGATCCGATTGCCGGGGCCCGAGGAGCGGTGCGCCCCCGAGGTCGTGGATGAGGCGCTTTACCAGCGGATTGTCTACGGCAGTGGTGAGGACGCGGCACTCTCAGAACTGTTCGGCCTGGAGTCCCCGTACTCCGATCGTGCCGAGGAGGAGCGGCGAAGGCTCGTCCCGCTGGAGCGCAAGGTCTTCGCCGGCCTGGCCACCGAGGCCGAGGCCCGCGAGTACCGTGAGCGGGCCGAGCGGCTGAGCAGCTCACGGGCCGCGCGCGTGGACGAGGTGGCCGCCCGACTGGGGGGCGGTCGGTGA
- a CDS encoding ABC transporter permease, translated as MSASTYALTDSWTMTRRELAHWARQPVQVVVALVFPVMLLLMFGYLIGGGRDVEGEYVDFLVPGMLALTMAFGLEGTMVAVTRDLDKGVIDRFRSMPMTNGAVLVGRSVADMLQSALSVAVLIGVGYAIGWRADGSVAGFLGAVGLLLLFRFAMLWIGIHLAMVAGKPELVQAVQILVWPVGFLSNAIATPDSMPDWLGTVIEWNPMSQTATAVRDLFGGPGGEPGHVWAAVVWPVALLAVFFPLAVRRFGRLSR; from the coding sequence ATGAGCGCGAGCACGTACGCACTGACCGATTCCTGGACCATGACCCGCCGCGAACTCGCCCACTGGGCGCGGCAGCCCGTGCAGGTCGTGGTCGCCCTGGTCTTCCCCGTGATGCTGCTGCTGATGTTCGGCTACCTCATCGGCGGCGGCCGGGACGTGGAGGGCGAGTACGTCGACTTTCTGGTCCCCGGCATGCTCGCGCTGACCATGGCGTTCGGGCTCGAAGGGACCATGGTGGCCGTCACGCGGGACCTCGACAAGGGCGTGATCGACCGTTTCCGGTCCATGCCGATGACCAACGGCGCGGTACTGGTGGGCCGTTCGGTCGCCGACATGCTCCAGTCGGCGCTGAGCGTGGCCGTGCTGATCGGTGTGGGGTACGCGATCGGCTGGCGCGCGGACGGCTCGGTCGCCGGGTTCCTCGGAGCTGTCGGCCTCCTCCTGCTGTTCCGTTTCGCCATGCTGTGGATCGGCATCCACCTGGCGATGGTGGCCGGGAAGCCGGAGCTGGTGCAGGCCGTGCAGATCCTGGTCTGGCCGGTCGGCTTCCTCTCCAACGCCATCGCGACTCCCGACTCCATGCCGGACTGGCTGGGCACGGTGATCGAGTGGAACCCGATGTCGCAGACGGCGACGGCGGTACGGGACCTGTTCGGCGGGCCGGGCGGGGAGCCGGGGCATGTGTGGGCGGCGGTGGTCTGGCCGGTGGCGCTGCTGGCGGTGTTCTTTCCGCTGGCTGTGCGGAGGTTCGGGCGCCTGAGTCGCTGA